Proteins from a genomic interval of Caulobacter sp. NIBR1757:
- a CDS encoding citrate synthase/methylcitrate synthase, with protein MSDGLEDVVAARTVLSDVDGKAGRLVIRGWTLDQLAGRTRYEEVVRLLFDGFFENLPEDLTAALGRARVEVFNEVQAVDDGLLALGPVEAMRALTARLADGDDLATALRLIAAPAVFTPAIVRLQAGDAPVAPDPALGHAADILRMLHGKAPPAGHPEALDAYLVTVCDHGLNASTFAARVVASTRAGLTSAVLAGISALKGPLHGGAPGPVIEMLDAIGKPENARPWIEAALDRGERLMGFGHRVYRVRDPRADALKGAVRRLAEESGRLPGRLAFAEAVEAAALAILKEHRPNRPLDVNVEFFTALLLEALAFPPATFTGVFAMGRTAGWLAHAREQLAGGRLIRPQSEYVGPTPRIAA; from the coding sequence ATGTCCGACGGTCTCGAAGACGTCGTCGCCGCCCGCACCGTGCTGTCCGATGTCGATGGCAAGGCCGGGCGCCTGGTCATCCGCGGCTGGACCCTGGACCAGCTGGCCGGGCGCACCCGCTATGAGGAAGTGGTGCGGCTGCTCTTCGACGGCTTCTTCGAGAACCTGCCCGAAGACCTGACCGCCGCCCTCGGCCGGGCCCGGGTGGAGGTGTTCAACGAGGTGCAGGCGGTCGATGACGGCCTGCTGGCGCTCGGCCCGGTCGAGGCCATGCGCGCCCTGACCGCCCGCCTCGCCGACGGCGACGACCTGGCCACCGCCCTGCGGCTGATCGCGGCCCCGGCGGTGTTCACCCCGGCCATCGTCCGGCTGCAGGCCGGCGACGCCCCCGTCGCCCCCGACCCGGCGCTCGGCCATGCCGCCGACATCCTGCGCATGCTGCACGGCAAGGCCCCGCCGGCCGGTCATCCCGAGGCCCTCGACGCCTATCTGGTCACCGTCTGCGATCACGGCCTCAACGCCTCGACCTTCGCGGCCCGGGTCGTCGCCTCGACCCGCGCCGGCCTGACCAGCGCCGTGCTGGCCGGCATCTCGGCGCTCAAGGGGCCGCTGCACGGCGGCGCGCCCGGGCCGGTCATCGAGATGCTCGACGCCATCGGCAAGCCGGAGAACGCCCGGCCCTGGATCGAGGCGGCGCTGGACCGGGGCGAGCGGCTGATGGGCTTCGGCCACCGGGTCTACCGGGTGCGCGATCCCCGCGCCGACGCGCTCAAGGGCGCGGTCCGCCGCCTGGCCGAGGAGTCGGGCCGCCTGCCCGGCCGCCTGGCCTTCGCCGAGGCGGTCGAGGCCGCCGCCCTGGCCATCCTCAAGGAACACCGGCCGAACCGGCCGCTGGACGTCAATGTCGAGTTCTTCACCGCCCTGCTGCTGGAAGCCCTGGCCTTCCCGCCGGCCACCTTCACCGGCGTCTTCGCCATGGGCCGCACCGCCGGCTGGCTGGCCCACGCCCGCGAACAACTGGCCGGCGGCCGCCTGATCCGCCCGCAGTCGGAGTATGTCGGGCCGACGCCGCGCATCGCGGCCTGA